Below is a genomic region from Theobroma cacao cultivar B97-61/B2 unplaced genomic scaffold, Criollo_cocoa_genome_V2, whole genome shotgun sequence.
CCTCTACAATTAAGGATGGATCGTGTCAAAGGCCCTTCCAATTGATTAGCATTCAAATTAAGATTCTCCAATTGACATCCCTTTGCAAATGTTGCAGGAATGGTTCCATGAAGTTTGTTCGTCCCTAGATTCAACATACGAAGGCTTTTGCTTAATTTTCCAAAGCATTGCGGAATAATTCCACTCAAATGGTTGTGAGACATGTCTAAAATTTCAAGATAACTCACATTGCATATGAGATCAGACATCTCTCCATTCAAATTGTTATTTGAGATCAAAAAAGTAGATGTTGTCAAAGGTGGAATTAGAAGATCTCCTTGAATCAAATTCGAACTGAGATCAAGAATTTCAATATTCTTCCATGGAAACTGCTCTAATTCTGTCATAAAGTTGTGAGATAGATTTAAGTAAAACAAAGAGTCTTTCCCAACATCCCACATCCATTTGGGAATCTTGCCGTAAATTCTATTATTGGAAAGGTCTAAACCCTCCAAAACTTTTGAGCCTCTTAAAAATTGGGGGAATTGATTGACATTGCAAGTTGACAAATACAAAGATTGAAGATTGGGTAATGTATAATTAGCACTGGTATGATTAGAGTTGAAGTATAGATTGTTATATGAAAGCTGAAGGAGCTGGAGTTTTTggtgttttgaaaacaagtcaGATTCTACAATTCCACTAAGATTATTTGATGATAAATCAAGCAAAGTAAGGTTCACAAGTTGAGATATTGAAGATGGATCCAGACCTTGAAGTTTATTATTATGTAATCTTATCTCTTCTAGTGATATGTGTTGAAATTGCTTGATATGACCACTGAGCTGGTTATGTTGGAGATTTATGGACTTTAATGAGGAAGTGGTATACAACCATGAAGGAAGTGTACCgttgagaaaattaaaagataagtCTAGAGTGATGAGATTAGGAAAAGTAGTTACCTCGTTTGGAATGGAACCTTCTAGTTGATTGTGAGAGATGTCCAACAATTTAAGTTGAGATAGGTTTGTGAGTGAGGATGGAATTTGTCCACTAAAATAATTCCCCAATGATGTCAACATTATTCTTGAAATGTTACATGCTTTGAGATGCAATTCCTCCAAGGAAACTAGGTTACGAATTAAGTTAAGTGAACCCGGACATAGAGGAGCCCCTGATAAAGACAAATACTTCAAACTTCGTAGATTGTGGATGGGATTAGGCAATGCTCCAGAGAGATTAGTAAAACTTAGATCCAAATATTCCAAAGAAACTAAATTGCCGATGGAATTAAGCAATGCTCCAGAGAGATTCAAAAAACTTAGATCCAAATGTTTCAATGAAACTAAATTGCCAATGAAATTAGGCAATGGTCCAGAGAGATTCGCATGACTTAGATCTAATAGCTCAAGATGGTTGCTCTGGTTGAACTTTGGAAGATAGATATTGAGTTCTTGATTGTGTCCTAAATCTAGCAACTTGAGGTTTGGCAGGTGAAAAATGTATTCTGGGAATTTTCCTTGCAAATCACAATCTTCAAGACTAAGAGAGCTTAAAGAAAAGGATATATTCATCAAGACATTAGGATTAATAGAAGACATGTTGATTCCATCAAGAAACAGTTGTCTCACCTCTGTTAGGTTCTGAACAAGTCCTCCCAAAGTACGTTCATCAAGTGTTCGATAATCATTCCAAGAGAGATCAAGTGAAACCAACTTTGACAAGTGGGAGATTTGGAGTGGAATTTGTCCTGCGAAGACTGACTCCGTGAGGTTGAGTTGCGTTAGACTTGTAAACTGAGCAAACTCAGATGACATCTTGGAAAAGTTAAAATGGTTATGTGCGAGGTTAAGGTTCTGCAGGTGTGGAAGATGGAAAAGACTGCTTTTGGAAGGAATGACACCATATAACCAACTGCAACTGAGGTCAAGGCCAATCACATAGCCTGTTATATTGTCGCAAGTGACTCCATCCCATGAGCAGCAATCAATCCCTTCCTTCCATGAATCAGTCTTGGGATAAGATGGGGTGCTAGTATCTTTGCATTCCCAAGAAGCAGTTTGTTTGATGGAAAAGGAgcttttaaatttcatcaaaGCAAAAGCCTCGTTGTGAGAGCATAGGCGGGTTGCTGAAGGGGCAAATGAAGAGGATGAGAGAGTAGGCTGAGAACTCAAGCAAAAGAATAGAAGGCAGAGAAGCTGATAGAAGATTGGTAAGCAGCCCATGTTTGTGATTATAGTTTTGAGAAGAGAAACATGTAGTATACTTATAGGCTGCCAAGTCAAACCAGAGGCTTGCAATGCAATAAGGATGCCAAAATGGTTGTTGAGCAAGACATAAAGAGAGGGGTCCATCCATTGCCAAAGATAAAAAGCTGTATGGACATATATATGTTGTCATTGTTACTTTATGAATCTCGTGTATTGCTTTTATTCTATACTAGAGTGGTCCCCCGCTTTGCGTGGGtgtatatttaataaaaaataattttaaattacataatatcataaataaaaataataatagcaaaagagtgtaattttaaatttgcaaaaattataaataataataataaaaattaaagataattattttaaaatatcaatattttaaaaatattttcccaTGTCTTATGgagcaaatttttttatttcaatgatttttaattttttgaaacttttgattttttatatcttaatatatgttaatattaatataatcatattttgtaaattacCATGATTCTAATAgttaaactaaattaaaattaataaaatttaatatattgaaAGCCATTATTCATAAGCTACATAATTTATATAGGTagccaaataaaaaaaagctacataatttttataataaaattattaaaataaaatgaatatttttttgaaagtcaaaataaaatgaatattaattactcatattaaatttttcttaattttaatgatgaaattttataaattatcttcaattttaattactaCTTTTTTATCCTATGCCTTCATAATTATTTAGAATTAATCCACCTagtgaaaataattttgggaTCCCCCAATAATTTTAGTAAGTCATtactaattttattcaattaattattttactttttattactTNNNNNNNNNNNNNNNNNNNNNNNNNNNNNNNNNNNNNNNNNNNNNNNNNNNNNNNNNNNNNNNNNNNNNNNNNNNNNNNNNNNNNNNNNNNNNNNNNNNNNNNNNNNNNNNNNNNNNNNNNNNNNNNNNNNNNNNNNNNNNNNNNNNNNNNNNNNNNNNNNNNNNNNNNNNNNNNNNNNNNNNNNNNNNNNNNNNNNNNNNNNNNNNNNNNNNNNNNNNNNNNNNNNNNNNNNNNNNNNNNNNNNNNNNNNNNNNNNNNNNNNNNNNNNNNNNNNNNNNNNNNNNNNNNNNNNNNNNNNNNNNNNNNNNNNNNNNNNNNNNNNNNNNNNNNNNNNNNNNNNNNNNNNNNNNNNNNNNNNNNNNNNNNNNNNNNNNNNNNNNNNNNNNNNNNNNNNNNNNNNNNNNNNNNNNNNNNNNNNNNNNNNNNNNNNNNNNNNNNNNNNNNNNNNNNNNNNNNNNNNNNNNNNNNNNNNNNNNNNNNNNNNNNNNNNNNNNNtttttttttttgtatccaTAAAACGATAGTACCgtttcaacttaaaaaaaaacaccgATGAAGCAATGTTCTTTGTGCATATGTTTCATTTATTTGTTGTGCAACGATACACGAATTAAGACCTACAAACGAAATATTACTGCACCCTGGGCCATGCAGCATTTGCAGAGTAAGGGTCCAGATCTATTTGGATACTGTCTGTGATCTGGTATATACCACTATGCTCCATCTTTTCATCTGGGTTTAAACTTAAGAATAAGcaatttctttccttctttgaAGTGAAAGTCTTGAGCAAGGATCACATTTTGTCTTTGaagtgaaagaagaaaatggaaaagctAGAAAGGATTGTTCATAGAAATGAGAGATAACCTTGTGCCATCTTTCCTACCATCTTTtcctataaaagaaaaagaaaaagaataaatacaGTGGTTAAAAGGGGATTCTTTGTTCAACTGCTATAATTAATTGTTGTGGATTGTAGGACAAGGGAGAAAGGATTGTCCAGTGAAATGAGAGTAGACCTTCCGCTCTCTTTCCTacaatcttttttttcaaaaaagagaataaatatAGAATGGGACTCTTCATTCATCGACTATGGTTACAatcattaattgtttttagaTTGAAGGAAAGGCAAATTTCCAAATCCACACTCTTAATTGAGAACAAACTATGTAGAGTTGAGAACAAACTTTTATAATCCTTAATGGAATAACCTTAAGGGATTCTTACCGATTGAATGCCAGCATGAAAACTATATATCCTGTGCTTTTGGTTGCCCTTGGGATGGTTTAGAATTTAgttaacataatatttaagtCAAAGTAAAGTCTTTCTAAACAGAATATTTAAGTTTGTCAATAATAGAGAAACAGAActatatattgtaatatatCAAAAAGTATAATTTGTTACTTATATATACgtatatttatattatgattataattaatatgtaTTTTGTTAccattattttaatatctgaataatttgtaattattttcattgattttttagAATTTCAAATGTCAAATGTATTATAATGTccttaatcattattttatcttctCACCGCATCTCTAGCAGTGTTTTACCAAACACATCGTCTCACCGTTGCAGTTCCGTTCTTCTTTGCTATTACTACCAATCTCTTAGCTCCACCATCACCGGCGGAGTCAAGATGGTGACTAAAGCCATGAGAGATTTGGAAAGCCTTAAACTGAAAATGATGATTAAATTCCTTTGTTGACTTGGGGAAAACGTTGCTCTTTTTGCTTCTAACGTGTCCAAGGGGGGCATGGTGCTTTCTCTTTGTAATTATTTTGGACCCTCCATCGCCTACCCAATTTAAGTTAGTGGCTCGTCTAACATATAAggtttaagaaataagaaTAATCAATGCCCATGATCATGCCACCAACACTTGACTCATCCCCTTGTTATCCACAAGATTGAGTATTCTCACACCTACTATTAGCATGGaagcaaaattttttgaaactatacatttgacttttttttattaatttaaatgattaaattaatttttatcattagtaagaaaaaaaaacaacatatttaatttaatttatatattttatgaaatttagaTTAATTCAATATCTCTTAATTTGTGACACCAACTTGATCACTCTCATTATAGTAGTATAagttattcaaaattttaaaagattataaataaaaaatatagaattattgtgaatgaaaatgaaacatTGTAAAAACATAACAGACAAAAATGGAAGTTATTCAGAGAATTGCATGTTGAAGTTAGTAACATTATTGCTACCAaggaataattttttttaaaaagtcatgatttatatataatgaaaGATAGATtactaacaaaaattaattatcaaatttaaaaaataaaagaaataaagactAATATTCTTAGAATCACTACTTTCTCTTTCATCTATTATTGGTAGTGCtataattaattgataataaaGGATCACATTTTGCCTCGTT
It encodes:
- the LOC108663888 gene encoding receptor-like protein 12 — protein: MGCLPIFYQLLCLLFFCLSSQPTLSSSSFAPSATRLCSHNEAFALMKFKSSFSIKQTASWECKDTSTPSYPKTDSWKEGIDCCSWDGVTCDNITGYVIGLDLSCSWLYGVIPSKSSLFHLPHLQNLNLAHNHFNFSKMSSEFAQFTSLTQLNLTESVFAGQIPLQISHLSKLVSLDLSWNDYRTLDERTLGGLVQNLTEVRQLFLDGINMSSINPNVLMNISFSLSSLSLEDCDLQGKFPEYIFHLPNLKLLDLGHNQELNIYLPKFNQSNHLELLDLSHANLSGPLPNFIGNLVSLKHLDLSFLNLSGALLNSIGNLVSLEYLDLSFTNLSGALPNPIHNLRSLKYLSLSGAPLCPGSLNLIRNLVSLEELHLKACNISRIMLTSLGNYFSGQIPSSLTNLSQLKLLDISHNQLEGSIPNEVTTFPNLITLDLSFNFLNGTLPSSISQLVNLTLLDLSSNNLSGIVESDLFSKHQKLQLLQLSYNNLYFNSNHTSANYTLPNLQSLYLSTCNVNQFPQFLRGSKVLEGLDLSNNRIYGKIPKWMWDVGKDSLFYLNLSHNFMTELEQFPWKNIEILDLSSNLIQGDLLIPPLTTSTFLISNNNLNGEMSDLICNGRTNFMEPFLQHLQRDVNWRILI